From the genome of Loxodonta africana isolate mLoxAfr1 chromosome 4, mLoxAfr1.hap2, whole genome shotgun sequence:
tcgcTAGGAAAGAGCTCCCCGCATGATGCCAACAGTTTGTACTTGCctcctaaatgaaaggttggtagtttgaattcatTTAGTAATGcaacaaaagaaaggcctggttatctacttctgaaagattatagccattgaaaacccaatagagggcagttctactctgacacacatgttgtCGCCATGTGTCCACACTGGATTTTGTTGGTTTTCACTGAGAAAACCTAGAATGAACTGAATTAAAATTCTCTCTACCTAGCAGAAACAAGCACTCGAAAACTAAGTTTCATTAAGTATAGGAAAATAAATATCCATTTCTATATACCTGTCTTGTGCAATAAGTGAGAAATCTGCATGAATTATCTGGAATTCTTATAACAACACTAGAAGAGAGAAAAtgttcccattttaaagatgaggaaattaagggtCTGAGTTATTAAGTCATTTGTCCAAGTACACAACTGGTAAATGGTAAACTCAGGGCTCAAAACTAGGTCTAGGTAGTCCTGTAATCTATATTCCTTTCTACCTAAAGTCCCCTTCTTCCCCAAACCAAATGAGaagactgctgctgctgctgctaacaAATCTAAGTAACATTTCCCTTCCACAACAACCTTTCACTGCAGAAGTGATGATTTCCAAATCTAGACCCACATTTTACCAACTACAAAGAAAGGTAGTAGGTTGAGGCAATGAGAATCTCAGCTTCTTTTTTTCTATGATTTTGCTAATGTCTTTTCAGTGTTCAAAATCTCCCATCTGTGATCTTACAACACAACTGGGGAAACTCTTTTTAAAGAAGTTACTGTTAGACACTAATTCTAGGGGGAAATATCAAACAGGACAGAAGGTAGATTACTCCTATGAAAAGTGACGCATCAAGCACTCCTGAATGCCAAGGAAAACATTGACGATTTAATAATTTTACCTAAAGCTTCAAGGTTTTTCTTCTTCTCATGATTTTCATTTAGTGTCCACTTTGCCGGGCTAaaattttatttcccttttaaCTAGGTGTGACAATCTTTCTATCCTCCATTTGACTTCTGATTTTCTAGCACTACTAGACTGAaatgattttggacttttctttcatAAGTACATTACctaactttaaaaacaaaacaaaaacaaattctaaaCAATATTCATAGCTTTTCACACCTAAAACTCTGAAAGAATACCAAAGCCTTCTAGGCTTGATACTCCCTATTTTTTAATTCCCAATTCCACTGGCTCTGCTTCCAGCTCTGACATTTCTTAGGCACATAATTTCTGACTGCCAggggagtttttatttttatatctattaTAGTCTTTCCTTCTttgctccctcccttcctttcttccttcattctttccttcctttctttcctcctctttctcttcttctttgtttcgtCTTTCTCCTCctactcttttcttctctatttttctcctcctttcctccttctctttctcctccttttccATCATTGTCATTATCGTCATCTATCTAATGCCTACTATTGGTAGACTCTATCTTGGAATATTCTTAATTTGAAGGTATACCTGAAGATTTTCCCCAAGTCTATGCTTTTAAGTTGTTCTGAAAGGCAAACAAAACCTTTCCGTACAAACTCCACTTTGTCCCTTGTTGCATTGCTTGTccatatttcctttctttttttttcttggctataattttttgttgtttttgttgttcagaatatacacagcaaaacatacaccaattcaaaagTTTCTACGTGTTCTTTTTAAGGTTATCTTCATATTTCACGTGTTCTTCTAAAGCTGGAGTCAATCTGTAAACTGATACATAAACATATGTTTATTATTTATCTGTGGTTTCAAATTAAATCTAATTAAACATAGCTTATTGTGatcaaaaaaaagatttttttcttttttttttattgtgatcttagaaatattttctttctgaagCCTTCATTTTGATTTATGGCTCTATCAAACATACAGGCTTCCACATTAGAAAATTTCCTCACTTCTGGGCAACAGGTATTTGGAACCCTGGTAATGAAGTGGTTAAAGCATTAGGCTGCAAACCATAGGCTGGGGATtccaacccatcagccactccatgggagaaagatgtggcagtgtgccaTTGTGAAAActcacagccttgtaaaccctatggggcagctctactctgcctcgtagggttgctgtgagtcggaattgactccacagcaacaggttttttgtttgtttgttttatgatacTAGATTGGAGGTTCCTAGAAATTGGGATGTATGTTTCTTATATTTATATTCTCAATGCTGAGCCTACCACTTGAAACATAGtagacaataaatatttactaaaatacttgttagttaaaattttcattaattAAAAGTAATAAATTCTGGTTATTAAAACTTCACAATCTTTTTTACTGTGTTCTTGAAAGCTTGCTTTACCTGCTGATTCCTTAAGGTGTAAATAAAGGGGTTCAACAAGGGACTAACTGAGGTCATCAATAGAGACACTTCCTTGTCAAAGTTACCTCCTTTCTTTGCTGATGGGTCAATGTACAAAAAGATGCAGCTGCCATAAGAAAGAGAGATGACaatcatgtgggaggaacaagtggagaaGGCCTTTGTCCTTTGCTGGGCAGAAGGGATCCTCAGAATGGTCCTGATAATGTGTGTATAAGAAAGTATCACCAGCACCAGAGTCACCACCAGAGTCACCACCAGAGTCAAAACAGCTAAGAAGATGACTATCAGTTGTAAGAGGCTTGTGTCTGAGCAGGCGATCTCCACGAGGGGTCTATAGTCACAGTAATATTGATTCAGCACATTGGAGGCACAGAAATCCAACTGGCTTATCAGGATAATTGGGGATAAGACAGTCAGAACTCCTGCCATCCAGGAGCAAAACACGAGTCGTATGCAGACCTGGCTGTTCATGATGGTCAAGTAATGCAGGGGTTTACAGACTGCCACATAGTGGTCATAAGAAATAGAGGCCAGGAGGTAAAACTCTGTTGCTCCAAGGAATATAGCAAAAAAATACTGAGTCAAGCATCCAGTAAAGCTGATGACCCTATTTCCTGTTGTCAAGCTGGTCAACAATCTGGGAATGAAAATGGTTGTGAAGGAAACTTCTAAGTAGGAGAAATTCCGCAGAAAGAAATACATTGGGGTCTTGAGGTGGGGATCAATGACAGTGAGTATGATGATGGCCAAATTTCCTAGGACACTCAGCATGTAGGCAAGTAGCAGAAAGATGAATATCACCACTTGGAGTTCAGGTTGAAATGTAAGGCCCAGCAGGATAAATTCAGTAAATGTGGTCTGGTTTTTCATTGTTGACTTTTGGTAGATCTAAAGGGAAAAGTGAGATCAGTGAAGAAAACTAGAGTTTCTcaggttgttgtcattaggtgctgccaagttgaaTTCTacttacaaagtagaactgccccatagggttttctaggctgatgAACCACCAAGTCTTTCTGGCAATTCTCTAGTTTTACCTACCTGTGGTCTTTGGAAatgctttccattttcttccaTAATTTCACAGTGGTTTAATTTCAAGGTCCATATCCACAGAATTATGGCATTAGTGATTTTGGAAACTGGAAACAAAGTGCTCACTCATACTCTTCACAATCTGAATGACAACAGTGGTTGTTTACTCTGTTGATTCTAAGAGGTGAATCAAAGATGAGATGTCATACAAAGAGCCtccaaatagtaaaaaaaaaaaaaaaatttatacattaCCTGACCACTTCCTGCCATGCTTTCATGCAATCATCCCACCTTTCAAGACTTAACTAGATAAGAACTGGATTACTCATTTTTCTATTAATCCAAATAATGCAAACTAGAATTaaatctaagttcctgagggaaagagagagagagagagtctatttaagaggagcaagaaagaaaacaaaaaatatagatgAAAAACTAGCAGTGATAGATTTAAAAGAGAAGACTTTTACAGACTAACAATCCCGCATGTTTTGTGACCTATGATAAATTATGTTGGTGTCCTTAAAGGCAGAAGATGGACTTCTTGGCAGATTTTTTTCTTGGCTAGAATGACGAAAACTTTATCTGCTCCTTTTAGGACAGGTACATGGGGAATAATTTCCTGGAGGGAAAGATGCCATGTGGACTCAAGTTGAGAAGGTGCTAATGAACCTCAAATGTTGACAGCTTTGTGAACAAGCTGTGAACATACGTCTGGGGAAAGAAAGCCCAGAGAGACCACGTTGAATGTACAATGAGAGAATCAGCCACAGCCTAAGAGTCTGAGGAGAAGCAGAGAGCAATGTGGTAAGACTTCTGTGGATGGTTAGAAATAATTATAACTTGGTCGTTACTAAAACATACCACTGCATTGATGACACAAGTTGAAATTCATTGACAAGTCTCACATtccaaaaatatttcataaactACTTTTTTAAAACAGGAGAAGTCCTTTTATTTAAAGGAGAATGAGTGGCCAGATCACTACTTGCAACTTCATCAGAAATCAATTCACTTCTCAAATTGTGATTAAATCATCTATCCACCACCCACCCCAAAATGTAAGCATATATTATTTCATTACCATTTTCTGTTCACTCCTTTCGCCTTGTTCATCATGTGCCATTACAAAAATAAAGTACAGAGATCATTCTCAAAGGGGAAAATATGTGTAACTGAAAACATATAAAGTGCTTTCTGCTTATTATTAAGCAGGGCCCAAGTCTGTTACATGCATGACCTTATTTAAACATCCTAGCAAATCTTTTGAGTCTGCTTATTTTTAGCTCCATTTACACATGAGAAAATTACAACGGGTAAATTTCTTATGTTTATCATTTTTTCCCTTAAGTATGGGTCCTTAAGCAATGTAGTTCAGtgttgcctgtttttgaactctataaaaatgaaattgcattgcatgtattattttctgtcttgcTTCTTTTGTTCGAttttatgtttaatattcatccatgttgttgctcGTAGCTGTGAGTGATCTATGTTCATTACAGATTCCATTTATGAATTCATCACAATTTATTGACTCATTCAGttgatgggaatttttttttctattttggggAAATTATGAAATGTACAGCTATATTGCTACATATGTCCAAAATTTTCTCTATGATATAtatccaggagtggaattgctgggctatTGGATATGTATAATTCAACTTTACTAGCTAATGCCAGGCTGATTTCAAAGTAGTTGAATTATTTGCAGTATCACCATCTCTATAGTGTCCAATTTCCTTCTGTCCCAAATCTCTCCACTTAGAATTCTCAGGCTGTCAATGATTACCAATCTGTCCAATTTAAAGTGGAAcaattatggttttgatttgctttttccTTGATTATTAGTGTAGCTAAAAAAATTTCTACATCtgttttggccatttgtattcCTCTTGCCCAAATTTACCCCATTGGAttatctatggagccctggtggatcaCTGGTtatgaactcagctgctaacccaaaggtcagcagttcaaatccaccagccactccttggaaacgctatgtggcagttctattctgtcctatagggttgctatgagtcagaatcgactggacggcaatgtgttttggattttctttttcctagTGATATATCAGAGTTccttatatatttaaatatagttACTTTCTGTTGTATAAGCTGCAATCCCATTTTTTGCTCTGTCTGTGGTCTGTTTTTATGAACAGACTTcttaatttatcaatttttcaaACTGATAAATTAGGCAAATTTATCAATTATTTGCTTTCTCATTTAAGAAATTCTTCCCTATCCCAAGGCCATGAAGATATTCTCCTACGTTACCTTCTTAAAACTTAATGCTTTCTCTTCCAAATTTATGTCTATAAcccatctggaatttatttctCCTGAATTGATTCacaattttgtattttttccatATGACCTCCAAATAGTCCCAACACCATTTCTTGATAAGACTGTCTCTTTCCCATTGTAGTGATGCCTTTATCATAAATCAAGGACCCATAAATACATTGGTTACTTGCTGGGTTCacttcttttccattggtctttTTATATATTCCCATACTGTAGGTAGCCCTGTTGCAccttgccgtcaagccaattccaatgcatagcaaccctataggacagaatagaactgcccctagggtttccaaggagcacctgacctgGTCCATTCAAAtgtccaacattttggttattagccaagcttttaaccactgcacgactACAGCCCCATTCTTGTACCAATTCCATGCTATTTCAACTAACATAGTTTTAGAATAATTACTGACCTCTGGTAGAACAAACCCTCtcaatttgttatttttattttagagtgTGTTggctatttttaataattttcaacTCACCAGAAATTTTGCTTATCAACcttcacaaaaacaaatctaTTAGAATGTTTATTGGGACTGTattgactccatggaaaccctggtggcgtagcggttaagtgctacggctgctaaccaaatggtcggcagttcgaatctgccaggcactccttggaaactctatggggcagttctactctgtcctatagggttgctatgagtcggaatcgactcgacagcactaggttttgttttttattgactcCATAGTAAACTTGTGAAAACTGGTATCTTTAAGACCTTGAGACTTCTAGCCCATAAATGTAGTATACCGTTCCATGCGCTTGGATATTTAAAATGTCTCCAAATACAATTACACAGTTTCAATGTCCGGAGGCACGGCCAAGATGATAGTCAGACgtttctggtgatccctcttacaacaaagacccaaaaaacaagggaACTGATTATAtatgtgacaagctaggaacctTGAATATTAAAGGCAAAGTTTGGAAATCGGGCTGAGTGacaaaggaagagagagacagttcagaagcagtgaggacaTGCCACAcctgactcagcagaaaccgAAGCCCCTCAGGTGTGATCCCCTGGCACGactgtggcagggctggcagtagtgataaggacatggtttcctcagggaaGGACAGTGAGCCACACAAAATCagtgaagaacagcactctcagcaaaaggcAAGTACTTGCATCTAATATACTGCACCCCCAAccacaagctggcttcagtggctattgatttccctgggcctaggATAGGTTCtgctctgtatgctgagccattctcctggccttggagaaggaataaattaacaattgggaaaaaataatcttccagcttccctaagctgggaactcagggcagaagcagctccagtccaggcaaaatggttgttgttgttgttgttgttgttgttgttaggtgctgtcgagtcagttccgaatcaaagcgaccctatgcacaacagaatgaaacactccccagtcctgagtcatcctcacaatcgttgttatgcttgagctcattgttgcagacactgtgtcaatccacctcattgagggtcttcctcttttccgctgacccagtactctgctaagcatgatgtccttctccaggaactgatccctcctgaccacatgtccaaagtatgtaagacgcagtctcaccatccttgcctctaaggagcattctggctgtactttcttccaagacagattagttcgttcttttggcagtccgtggtatattcaatatactttgccaacaccacaattcaaaggtgtcaactcttctttggtcttccttattcattgtccagctttcacatgcacatgatacaattgaaagtaccatggattgggtcaggctcaccttagtcttcaaggtgacatctatgcttttcaacattttaaagtggtcctttgcagcagatttatccaatgaaatgcatcatttgatttcttgactactgcgtccatgggtattgattgtgaacacaagtaaaattaaatccttgacaacttcgatcttttctccatttaacacgatgttgctcattggtccagttgtgaggatttttgtttctttatgttgaggtgcaatccatactgaaggctatggtctttgatcttcattagtaagtgattcaagttctcctcactttcagtaagcaaggttgtgtcacctgcacaacgcaggttgttaatgaatcttcctccaatccggatgccccattcttcatatagtacagcttctcagattatttgctcagcatacagattgaactggtatggcaaaaggatacaaccctgaggcatacctttcctgactttaaaccaatcaatagcttcatgagcacaattaagtgttctggaattcacattcttcataatgttatccataatctgttacgacccacacagtcaaatgcctttgcataatcaataagacATAGGTGAACAttctcctggtattctctgctttcggccaggatccatctgacattagcaatgatatccctggttctacgtcctcttctgaaaccagcctgaatttctggcagtttgctgtcaatatactactgcagctcTTTTTGAATGATGTGCAGCAAAatggcaccaatatatctgaagataaatcagataaaagaattttataaaatgaagaaaccttaagaatcatgtgagactccaTCAAGCAAATAACGTACAAGTGATTGGAGCATGAGAAcaggagggataacaaaaaattcagagagaattattgaagatttgttggcagaaaacttccctgatatcgtgaaagatgagaagatatttatccaagattctcatcaaactccacagaaggtagattttaaagaaaagtcaccaagacatattataatcaaaattgccaaaaccaacaatcaagagagaattttaagagcagccagggataaatggaAAGGCACCCttgcaaaggagagtcagtaagaataagcttggaatactcggcagaagccatgcaggcaagaaggcaatgggaagacttatataaaaaatttaaggaaaaaaaaactgccagcaaagaatcatatatccagcaaaactgtctctgaaatacgaaggtgaaattaggacatttccagataaacggaggtttagggaattcataaaaacgaaatcaaaactacaagaaatattaaaggaagttctctggttagaatatcaataatatcaggtatcaatccaagactagaacactggacagagcaatcagatgtcaacccagacagggaaataaaaaaaaaaatcaagttaaaaaaaacagggaaacaccaatgttattatgtaaaagtagacaatattaaaacaataaagagggactaagaaatgtagtcatagacctttcaaatggagaggaagacaaggcaatacaaagaaataaaagttaggtttaaatttagaaaaatcgggtaaataatgaggtaaccacaaagaagacaaactatcctgcacatcaaaatacaagaaaaaaatagagactcagcagaaacaaaatcaacaacaatgaataagaagaaaagacaagatATAAAGatcatctactcagcacataaaattaagtaggaaaaagaaacagacaacacataaaaaagacactaaaatgacagcactaaattcatacctatccataattacgctgaatgtaaatggactaaatgcaccaatgaagagacacagagtggcagaatggatttaaaaaaatgatctgtctatatgctgcctacaagagacacaccttagacttagagacacaaactaaaagtcaaaggatggaaaaaaatgtatcaagcaaacaacaatgaaaaatgagcaggagtgacaatactaatttctgacaaaagagattttaaagttaaatctaccacaaaggataaggaaggccactatataacgattaaagggacaatataccaggaggatataaccatattaactatttatgcacccagtgacagggctgcaagttacataaaacaaactctatcagcattgaaaagtgagatagacagctccacaataatagtaggagacttcaacacaccactttcggagaaggacaggacatccagaaagaagctcaataaagacatggaagatctaaatgccacaataaatcgacttgacctcataggcatatacagaacactccactcaacagcagccaagtatactctcttctctagtgcacatggaacattctctagaatagaccacttgtgagatcataaagcaagccttagcagaatccaagccactgaaatataacaaagcatcttctctgacactaaggccatgaaagtagaaaacaataacagaaaaagcagtgaaaagaaatcaaacacttgggaactaaacaataccctgatcaaaaaagactgggttatagaagacattaaggatggaataaagaaattcaaagcatccaatgagaatgaaaactcttcctagcagaacccttgggacaaagtgaaaacagtgctcagaggtcaatttatatcaataaatgcacacatactaaaagaagaaagggacaaaatcaagaaattatccctacaacttgaagaaatagaaagagaccaacaagagaaaccctcaggcaccagtagaaagcaaataataaaaattagagcagaattaaatgaaatagaaaacagaaatacaacagaaagaattaacaagaccaacagctcgttctttgaaaaagttaacaaaattgataaaccatgggccaaactgacaaaagaaaaacaggagaggaagcaaataaccttaataagaaatgagatgggcaatattacaatggacccaactgaaattaaaagaatcatatcagattattatgaaatactgtactctaacaaatttgaaaagctagaagaaacggataaatatctagaaacacactacctacctaaactaccacaaacagaggtagaacaactaaatagacccataacaaaagaagagattgaaaacataatcaaaaaactcccaagaataaaaaaaaataaaggcctggctggaacggcttcactgcagacttctaccaaacattcagagaagagttaacaccactactactgaaggtatttcagagcatacaaaagggtggaatactcccaaactcatttgatgaagctagcatatccctgataccaaaaccaggtaaaaaaaaaaaaaaaaaaatttttttttttttttggtaaaggcaccacaaaaaaagaaaattacaaaccaatatccctcatgaacacagatgcaaaaatactcaaaaaattctagccaatagaattcagcaacatatcaaaaaaataattcaccatgaccaagtgggattcatatcaggtatgcagggatggttcaacattagaaaaacagttaatgtaatccagcataaaaataaaacaaaagacgagaaccacatgattttatcaattgatgcagaaaaggcatttgagaaagttcaacgattcacgataaaaactctcagcaaaataggaatagaaggaaaattcctcaaaacaataaagagcatttatacaaagccaatagctaacatcaccctaaattgagagagtctgaaagtattccccttgagaacaggaactagactagg
Proteins encoded in this window:
- the LOC100673844 gene encoding olfactory receptor 6C4-like, with the protein product MKNQTTFTEFILLGLTFQPELQVVIFIFLLLAYMLSVLGNLAIIILTVIDPHLKTPMYFFLRNFSYLEVSFTTIFIPRLLTSLTTGNRVISFTGCLTQYFFAIFLGATEFYLLASISYDHYVAVCKPLHYLTIMNSQVCIRLVFCSWMAGVLTVLSPIILISQLDFCASNVLNQYYCDYRPLVEIACSDTSLLQLIVIFLAVLTLVVTLVVTLVLVILSYTHIIRTILRIPSAQQRTKAFSTCSSHMIVISLSYGSCIFLYIDPSAKKGGNFDKEVSLLMTSVSPLLNPFIYTLRNQQVKQAFKNTVKKIVKF